One window of Nitrospira sp. genomic DNA carries:
- a CDS encoding LapA family protein, with protein sequence MTRLILVGILLLLSLAFFLQNQEQEVTLRYFFGLLEASTPIYKPIMAGFVIGLLVAVILLFPPWVRARIDLRRKTKSLQEAEVNLERLRQSLEKISGRTQSPTQMESSRDFGDE encoded by the coding sequence ATGACTCGATTGATCCTGGTCGGCATTCTTTTGCTCCTTTCGTTGGCCTTCTTCCTTCAAAACCAAGAACAGGAAGTCACCCTCCGCTATTTTTTTGGATTGCTCGAAGCTTCAACACCTATTTACAAGCCCATCATGGCCGGTTTTGTCATCGGCCTGTTGGTCGCGGTCATTCTGCTTTTTCCTCCCTGGGTCCGTGCGCGTATCGACCTTCGTCGAAAAACGAAGTCCTTACAGGAAGCTGAAGTGAACTTGGAGCGACTCAGGCAATCTCTTGAAAAAATCTCTGGACGGACTCAGAGTCCCACTCAAATGGAATCCTCGAGGGACTTCGGTGATGAGTGA
- the tsaE gene encoding tRNA (adenosine(37)-N6)-threonylcarbamoyltransferase complex ATPase subunit type 1 TsaE, with amino-acid sequence MAPSIRSLDLILSSPGKTESFGYAIGRLLHGGEVLALIGELGVGKTVLVRGIVAGLGAPDTSVTSPTFMLVHEYQGRLPVIHVDLYRLRRPEEIESIGLADYLTDDAVVAIEWADRFPRVLPEDRLEVKFAHRTRTTRAVRLEARGSRSRSLLAQIKNIVRPASRSVRASLQAGRKTSSR; translated from the coding sequence ATGGCTCCATCTATCAGGTCTCTGGATCTTATTCTCTCATCTCCCGGCAAGACAGAATCGTTCGGATATGCCATTGGCCGGCTGCTCCATGGAGGGGAAGTGCTCGCCTTGATCGGTGAATTGGGCGTTGGGAAGACGGTACTGGTCCGAGGGATTGTTGCCGGGCTCGGTGCGCCCGATACATCCGTCACGAGTCCGACCTTCATGCTTGTACATGAATACCAGGGGCGTCTTCCTGTCATTCATGTCGACTTGTACCGGTTGCGGAGACCTGAGGAAATCGAGTCGATCGGACTCGCTGACTACCTTACGGACGATGCGGTCGTCGCCATTGAGTGGGCGGACCGGTTCCCCCGAGTACTCCCGGAGGACCGCCTGGAAGTGAAGTTTGCCCATCGGACCAGGACGACCAGAGCAGTACGGCTGGAAGCAAGAGGTTCACGCTCTCGCTCACTTCTCGCTCAAATCAAGAACATCGTGCGTCCAGCTTCACGATCAGTCAGAGCAAGCCTCCAGGCTGGTAGAAAGACTTCGTCGCGATGA
- a CDS encoding NAD(P)H-hydrate dehydratase, with amino-acid sequence MTKIITAAQMQELDRRTISEAHIPAATLMERAGSGVVSCLEQRLGPLRGKTVTVVCGKGNNGGDGFVAARLLRRRHANVRVLAMAPISELSRDAATMYRQFVRGAGKSSVRLYTSKAQTQALFQDSDILVDALLGTGLSSAVTGRYAETIDSINETDRPVVAVDLPSGLHADTGTILGRAVRTSLTVTFGLPKLGLYQSDGIDLAGEVAIVDIGIPPAYIDAVESRTTLITEHDVRTYLPRRQPSNHKGSFGHAGIIAGSVGKTGAAAMAARAALRVGAGLVTVAIPTSVNDILEAKLLEAMTVPMPETKARTFARTALDRLVAFMTARTAIAIGPGLSTHPETVELVQGLTKQLDRPAVLDADALNALTGRTALLASCKTPPIITPHPGEMARLEADATPQTVNSDRIGTASRFARERGLFVVLKGARTVVARPDGAVAICPTGNPGMATAGTGDVLTGMVVGLLAQGLATWEAACAATYLHGAAGDLAAAKMGQAGLIAGDVIEEIPYALKFIHQAPSHKTDAIRNDPL; translated from the coding sequence ATGACCAAGATCATCACCGCTGCACAGATGCAGGAGCTCGACCGCCGAACGATCTCGGAGGCTCATATCCCAGCGGCCACGTTGATGGAACGTGCCGGGTCCGGCGTCGTGTCTTGCCTTGAACAGCGGTTGGGACCCCTGCGGGGCAAGACGGTCACCGTTGTGTGCGGCAAAGGCAACAATGGGGGGGATGGATTCGTCGCCGCTCGCCTACTTCGTCGACGCCATGCGAACGTGCGCGTGCTCGCCATGGCACCCATCTCCGAACTGAGCCGTGACGCTGCAACGATGTATAGGCAATTCGTCCGTGGCGCAGGGAAATCCTCCGTGCGTCTATACACGTCCAAGGCTCAGACGCAGGCACTTTTTCAGGACAGTGATATCCTCGTCGACGCGCTCCTCGGGACAGGACTCTCCTCTGCTGTAACCGGACGTTATGCTGAGACCATTGACAGCATCAACGAAACCGACCGTCCCGTGGTGGCTGTCGATCTACCGTCGGGCCTCCATGCTGATACCGGTACTATCCTGGGTCGAGCTGTTCGTACCTCCCTTACCGTGACCTTTGGACTGCCGAAGTTAGGCCTCTATCAGAGCGACGGGATCGATCTGGCCGGCGAGGTGGCCATTGTCGACATCGGAATTCCGCCGGCTTACATTGACGCGGTCGAGAGCCGAACGACTCTGATTACAGAGCACGATGTGCGAACGTACCTGCCGAGACGGCAGCCATCGAATCACAAAGGCTCGTTTGGTCATGCCGGCATTATTGCCGGGTCCGTTGGAAAAACCGGAGCAGCCGCCATGGCCGCGCGAGCGGCGCTGCGTGTCGGCGCGGGGCTCGTGACCGTCGCAATCCCTACGAGTGTCAACGATATATTGGAAGCAAAGCTGCTGGAGGCGATGACGGTTCCGATGCCTGAAACCAAAGCGCGTACCTTTGCACGAACTGCATTGGATCGGCTCGTCGCCTTCATGACGGCGAGAACCGCTATCGCCATCGGTCCAGGATTATCCACCCATCCGGAAACGGTTGAACTCGTCCAGGGCTTGACGAAACAACTTGATCGACCGGCTGTTCTGGATGCAGACGCCCTGAACGCGTTGACTGGGCGGACCGCTCTCTTGGCATCTTGCAAGACACCGCCGATTATCACGCCGCATCCCGGAGAGATGGCGCGACTGGAGGCAGACGCCACGCCGCAGACCGTCAACAGCGATCGGATCGGTACTGCCTCCCGGTTCGCCCGAGAGCGAGGCTTGTTCGTTGTGTTGAAAGGTGCCCGAACCGTCGTCGCCCGTCCGGACGGAGCCGTTGCGATTTGCCCTACCGGGAATCCAGGGATGGCAACGGCAGGAACAGGTGATGTGTTAACCGGCATGGTGGTGGGACTCTTAGCCCAAGGCCTAGCCACCTGGGAGGCTGCCTGTGCAGCGACATACCTGCATGGAGCCGCCGGCGATTTGGCTGCAGCCAAGATGGGGCAGGCCGGGTTGATCGCGGGGGACGTGATCGAGGAGATTCCCTATGCCCTCAAGTTCATACATCAGGCTCCATCACACAAGACCGATGCAATACGGAACGATCCCCTGTGA
- a CDS encoding pyridoxine 5'-phosphate synthase, producing the protein MARLGVNIDHVATLRQARGGADPDPLAAAVLVELAGADGLVVHLREDRRHIQDRDLHLLREIARTKLDLEMAADGEMAKIALSIKPDLVTLVPEKRQELTTEGGLDIVGQRDRIQSIVTLLHNGGIPVSVFVEPDLNQIRAAHKIAADFVELHTGRYANATRSKEADAEFEAITHAAKLAYKLGIGVNAGHGLNYHNIKRLTHVPEIVEYNIGHSIIARAVLVGLVQAVKEMKTLLG; encoded by the coding sequence ATGGCCAGGCTTGGTGTGAATATCGACCATGTGGCGACGTTGCGGCAGGCACGTGGAGGAGCCGATCCGGATCCCTTGGCGGCGGCTGTTCTTGTCGAACTGGCAGGAGCCGATGGCCTGGTCGTTCATCTGCGGGAAGACCGTCGACATATCCAAGACCGAGACCTTCACCTTCTTCGCGAGATTGCCCGTACAAAGCTCGACCTTGAAATGGCGGCCGACGGTGAAATGGCGAAGATCGCCCTGAGCATCAAGCCCGACCTCGTCACGTTGGTGCCGGAAAAGCGACAGGAGCTCACCACTGAAGGTGGGCTTGATATTGTTGGACAACGCGACCGAATTCAGAGCATTGTGACTCTGTTGCATAACGGAGGGATTCCGGTCAGCGTCTTTGTCGAGCCTGATCTGAATCAGATCAGGGCCGCGCACAAAATTGCGGCTGATTTCGTGGAGTTGCATACCGGCCGTTACGCGAATGCCACACGCTCCAAGGAAGCCGATGCGGAATTCGAGGCGATCACCCACGCCGCCAAGTTGGCCTACAAGCTCGGGATCGGAGTGAATGCCGGCCATGGACTGAATTACCACAACATCAAACGCCTGACGCATGTTCCCGAAATCGTCGAGTACAACATCGGGCACAGTATCATCGCACGGGCGGTTCTCGTCGGTCTCGTACAGGCCGTGAAAGAGATGAAGACCTTGCTCGGTTGA
- the alaC gene encoding alanine transaminase: MGLGEGFYRIKRLPPYVFAQVQSLKLEARQYGEDIIDFGMGNPDQPTPPHIVEKMIEAARKGKNHRYSASRGITKLRHAICAWYKRNYDVDLDQETEAIVTIGSKEGLAHLALALIGPGDVVLTPTPTYPIHMYSFIIAGGEVRGIELRQDSDFFEDLTRVYRQTFPRPKILVINFPHNPTTAVVNQEFFKKIVAFAKEHNVIVIHDLAYADLVFDGYKAPSFLQIPGAKDCGVEFYTLSKAYNMPGWRVGFCVGNREVVGALAKIKSYLDYGIFQPLQIASVIALNGPQDCVKETVLRYQKRRDTLVGGLNRIGWQVAKPLATMFVWAHIPLPYRHMGSLEFSKLLLKEAKVAVSPGIGFGEGGDEYVRFGLVENEHRTRQAVRGIRKALKLDGDEE, from the coding sequence ATGGGGTTGGGCGAAGGTTTTTATCGAATCAAGCGGCTCCCTCCGTATGTCTTCGCGCAGGTTCAATCCCTCAAGCTTGAGGCTCGGCAATATGGCGAAGACATCATCGATTTTGGGATGGGCAATCCCGATCAACCGACGCCGCCGCATATCGTCGAGAAGATGATCGAGGCTGCCCGCAAGGGGAAGAATCATCGTTACTCGGCCTCGCGCGGCATCACGAAACTGCGGCACGCGATTTGTGCGTGGTACAAGAGAAACTACGATGTTGACCTGGATCAGGAGACCGAAGCCATCGTCACCATCGGATCGAAAGAAGGGCTCGCTCACCTGGCCTTGGCACTGATCGGCCCAGGCGATGTCGTCCTGACCCCGACGCCGACCTATCCCATCCACATGTACAGCTTCATCATTGCCGGTGGTGAAGTCCGTGGCATCGAACTCCGCCAGGACAGCGATTTCTTCGAGGATCTGACGCGCGTCTATCGGCAGACGTTTCCGAGACCGAAGATCCTCGTGATCAATTTTCCCCACAATCCCACCACGGCCGTGGTGAATCAGGAGTTTTTCAAGAAGATCGTGGCGTTTGCCAAGGAGCACAACGTCATCGTCATCCACGACCTCGCCTACGCCGATCTTGTGTTCGACGGCTATAAGGCACCAAGCTTTCTTCAGATCCCGGGCGCCAAAGACTGCGGGGTAGAGTTCTACACGTTGTCCAAAGCCTACAACATGCCCGGCTGGCGGGTGGGCTTTTGTGTGGGCAATCGAGAGGTCGTCGGAGCATTGGCGAAGATTAAAAGTTACCTCGACTATGGTATTTTTCAGCCTCTTCAAATCGCCAGTGTGATCGCTTTGAACGGCCCTCAGGACTGCGTCAAGGAGACGGTTCTACGCTATCAGAAACGCAGAGATACGCTGGTGGGCGGGCTGAATCGGATCGGATGGCAGGTCGCAAAACCGTTGGCAACGATGTTTGTGTGGGCACACATTCCCTTGCCCTATCGCCACATGGGGTCGTTGGAGTTTTCGAAACTCTTGCTCAAGGAAGCGAAGGTCGCGGTCTCGCCAGGAATTGGATTCGGCGAAGGTGGCGATGAATACGTACGATTTGGACTTGTGGAGAATGAACATCGAACCAGGCAAGCCGTCCGAGGAATTCGCAAAGCCCTCAAGCTTGATGGGGACGAAGAATGA